A genomic region of Rhipicephalus sanguineus isolate Rsan-2018 chromosome 1, BIME_Rsan_1.4, whole genome shotgun sequence contains the following coding sequences:
- the LOC119379042 gene encoding E3 ubiquitin-protein transferase RMND5B has product MESCLAVEREIDKVLSKFGTLSEHTKTTLSELIAYVQEMYRELGEVPADADVTTSHGIALTQCAQKIKDLSSSLATEHRDLHGTVSKVGKAIDKNFVPDFWATSSEEVFDGSDKRAALNQVIAEHLLRQGMLDIAEELSREARLESAQKEPFAELNNVLDALKRRDLGPALAWVAQHELQGTALHFQLHRLHLVGLLQRGAAAEAIAYARAHLAPLARQHERDLQVLMGSLAFLRVPGGLARSPYAFLLEPALWSDTCEAFTRDACALLGLSVRSPLAVCVEAGSLALPALLNIKQVMMQRQVAGVWSTRDELPIEIRLGCQFHSVFACPILRQQSSDANPPMRLVCGHVISRDALHKLASGSKLKCPYCPVEQNPSDARLIHF; this is encoded by the exons ATGGAGTCGTGCTTAGCTGTTGAACGTGAGATCGACAAAGTTCTTAGTAAATTTGGCACTCTAAGCGAACACACGAAAACCACGCTGAGTGAGTTGATAGCCTACGTACAAGAAATGTACCGAGAGCTCGGCGAAG TACCAGCAGACGCTGACGTGACGACTTCGCATGGCATAGCCCTCACGCAGTGCGCTCAGAAAATAAAGGACCTGAGCAGTTCGCTGGCGACAGAGCACCGAGATTTGCACGGAACCGTGTCTAAAGTTGGCAAAGCCATAGACAAG AACTTCGTGCCCGACTTCTGGGCCACAAGCAGCGAGGAGGTGTTCGATGGGAGCGACAAGAGGGCGGCGCTCAACCAGGTGATCGCGGAGCACCTGCTGCGTCAGGGCATGCTGGACATCGCCGAAGAGCTGTCGCGCGAGGCACGTCTCGAGTCTGCCCAGAAGGAGCCATTTGCCGAGCTCAACAACGTCCTCGACGCGCTGAAGCGGCGCGATCTGGGACCCGCGCTGGCCTGGGTGGCACAGCACGAACTTCAGGGCACGGCCCTGCACTTCCAGCTGCACCGTCTTCACCTTGTGGGGCTGCTGCAGCGCGGAGCGGCGGCCGAGGCAATCGCGTACGCCCGCGCGCATCTCGCGCCGTTAGCACGGCAACACGAACGCGATTTGCAAGTGTTGATGGGTAGCCTAGCATTTCTACGGGTGCCCGGCGGCCTGGCGCGatcgccgtacgcctttctgctCGAGCCAGCACTCTGGAGCGATACGTGCGAGGCGTTCACGCGCGACGCGTGCGCGCTTCTTGGCCTGTCGGTGCGCAGCCCACTGGCGGTATGCGTCGAGGCGGGCAGCCTGGCCCTGCCTGCGCTGCTCAACATCAAGCAGGTCATGATGCAGCGCCAGGTGGCCGGCGTGTGGAGCACGCGCGACGAGCTCCCCATCGAGATCCGACTGGGCTGTCAGTTCCACTCCGTGTTCGCCTGCCCCATACTGCGCCAGCAGAGCAGCGACGCCAACCCACCCATGAGGCTCGTCTGCGGCCACGTTATTTCGCGTGATGCCCTTCACAAGCTGGCCAGTGGCAGCAAGCTCAAGTGTCCCTACTGCCCTGTGGAGCAGAACCCGTCAGATGCCCGGCTTATTCATTTCTGA
- the LOC119379043 gene encoding ectonucleoside triphosphate diphosphohydrolase 2, which produces MEVKLKSAAAPDRSPVTVRTHAGATADSLLGAFCHDLGQDYDPRLALYTRSNEPLRGGASLHAMRVQPGDTLFVRHQRSPHLFLANWGLLGVICAVLGLLGLLLVSMAYGLTGGRVPFVHGVVVDAGSSHSQATLYYWEGAKYFGTGRVVQVDFREIDGGISSLGPRKTGPALEHAVNEVRGELDAPVFLGATAGMRVLNLTNPMEADAILMAVECALKPLGLQRATILSGHDEGLFAWLSTNYLFEVIPPKSGNPMTLGALDLGGASTQISFAVDGNRSGNDVSSLQLYGRRYNVFSVSYLCYGVNELHRRYLAKIITEQDYEYSTPMKSPCHNSGFSFNVTAEEVFDNFCTKTSATEQWLKDHPTAVFTFIGDGTSAGCQNFIRQLLDPNECKKNYTSCMEKPSVPVPHDMKFVGVSAYYYTLKALNSTGKSLSAFKNASDWICSVPWNEAVKTGIPKRFLSRYCLQAMYIRDLLLDKYGFSEESWPNLSFEKTANGYELGWSLGFMINATNAIPAAEPSTPSIGLNLFVLLVVLFALLLVLAAVFLLLARKQSRARRNPPS; this is translated from the exons ATGGAAGTGAAGCTCAAGAGCGCCGCGGCACCCGACCGCAGCCCGGTGACCGTGCGCACGCATGCGGGTGCCACGGCCGACAGCCTGCTTGGCGCTTTCTGTCACGACCTGGGCCAGGACTACGACCCGCGGCTGGCCCTCTACACGCGCTCCAACGAGCCGCTGCGCGGAGGGGCGTCGCTGCATGCGATGCGCGTGCAGCCCGGTGACACGCTGTTCGTGCGCCATCAGCGCTCACCGCACCTGTTCCTTGCCAACTGGGGACTGCTTGGCGTCATCTGCGCGGTGCTCGGACTGCTCGGCCTGCTGCTCGTGTCCATGGCGTACGGGCTGACGGGCGGCCGTGTGCCCTTCGTGCATGGCGTCGTGGTGGACGCTGGCTCGAGTCACAGCCAGGCCACGCTTTACTACTGGGAGGGCGCCAAGTACTTCGGCACCGGGCGCGTCGTGCAGGTGGACTTCCGCGAAATCGACGGCGGCATCAGCAGTCTTGGGCCGCGCAAGACGGGTCCGGCTCTGGAGCATGCCGTGAATGAGGTGCGCGGAGAGCTTGATGCACCTGTCTTCCTCGGCGCCACAGCCGGCATGCGGGTGCTCAA CCTCACCAACCCGATGGAAGCCGATGCCATCCTCATGGCTGTGGAGTGCGCACTGAAGCCACTGGGCCTGCAGCGAGCTACCATCCTGAGCGGCCACGATGAGGGCCTTTTTGCCTGGCTCTCTACCAACTACTTATTCGAAGTGATCCCTCCGAAATCG GGAAATCCTATGACCCTTGGTGCCTTGGACCTTGGAGGAGCATCTACGCAAATATCTTTTGCTGTTGATGGTAATAGATCAGGAAACGATGTAAGCAGCCTGCAGCTATATGGCCGGCGCTACAACGTGTTCTCTGTGTCATACCTCTGTTATGGAGTGAACGAGCTGCATAGGCGGTATCTGGCCAAGATAATAACTGAACAG GACTATGAATATTCAACACCTATGAAAAGCCCATGTCACAACTCCGGCTTCAGCTTCAATGTAACAGCAGAGGAGGTGTTTGACAACTTCTGCACGAAGACCTCTGCAACTGAGCAATGGCTGAAGGATCATCCCACTGCA GTTTTCACATTTATTGGCGATGGCACGAGTGCTGGATGTCAAAATTTTATTCGGCAGCTGTTGGACCCCAACGAGTGCAAGAAAAACTACACTAGCTGCATGGAGAAGCCTTCAGTTCCTGTACCTCATGATATGAAGTTTGTT GGTGTTTCTGCCTACTACTATACCCTCAAGGCGCTCAACTCTACAGGCAAATCCCTTAGTGCCTTCAAGAATGCCTCCGACTGGATTTGCTCTGTACCCTGGAATGAAGCTGTGAAGACTGGCATCCCCAAGCGATTCCTCTCTCGCTACTGCCTGCAGGCTATGTACATCCGAGATCTGTTGCTGGATAAGTATGGATTCTCCGAGGAGAGCTGGCCCAACCTGTCATTTGAAAAGACAGCCAATGGCTATGAATTGGGCTGGTCACTGGGTTTCATGATCAACGCTACAAATGCCATTCCTGCTGCTGAGCCATCAACACCCAGCATTGGCCTCAACCTCTTTGTCTTGCTCGTGGTGCTCTTCGCTCTGCTCCTGGTGCTGGCCGCAGTGTTCCTCCTGCTGGCACGCAAGCAGTCTCGGGCCCGGCGCAACCCTCCGTCCTAG
- the LOC119379044 gene encoding E3 SUMO-protein ligase EGR2: MTMDGLDTLSRDCLQFNLSFESFKATGASGLAPPEGSDDPLNTPVSTTAELITFFATDAVIPDPVPISGEPAHRWPERPASPLRDAEQPKDPYGRLAYRGTFTTAWPGPDAAPFFEQPEPFPPLDSFKAAPYTAETEPAKYPWFAYEHAAPPAPPSSSSSSAAAKPEEPSATLAEYNQATSKGHEILSQAYQNSPVPLKLVPVKPRKYPNRPSKTPVHERPYACPIEGCDRRFSRSDELTRHIRIHTGQKPFRCNICLRSFSRSDHLNTHIRTHTGEKPFTCDACGRKFARSDERKRHGKVHLKHRLKKEDHP; the protein is encoded by the coding sequence ATGACGATGGACGGCCTGGACACGCTGTCTCGCGACTGCCTCCAGTTCAACCTGAGTTTCGAATCGTTCAAGGCGACTGGCGCCAGCGGCCTCGCGCCACCCGAGGGCTCCGACGACCCGCTCAACACGCCCGTGTCCACGACCGCCGAGCTGATCACCTTCTTCGCCACCGATGCGGTCATCCCCGACCCCGTGCCCATCTCAGGTGAGCCGGCCCACCGCTGGCCAGAGAGACCAGCCAGCCCACTTCGCGATGCGGAGCAGCCAAAGGACCCGTACGGCCGGCTCGCCTACCGCGGCACTTTCACCACCGCTTGGCCTGGCCCCGACGCGGCGCCGTTCTTCGAGCAGCCCGAGCCTTTCCCTCCGCTCGATTCGTTCAAAGCCGCCCCGTACACGGCAGAGACCGAGCCGGCAAAGTACCCCTGGTTCGCCTACGAACACGCCGCACCCCCGGCACCACCCTCCTCGtcatcgtcgtcggcggcggccaaGCCCGAGGAGCCGTCGGCGACACTGGCAGAGTACAACCAGGCTACCAGCAAGGGCCACGAAATCCTGAGCCAGGCGTACCAGAACAGCCCGGTGCCACTCAAGCTGGTGCCCGTGAAGCCCCGAAAGTACCCCAACCGGCCGAGCAAAACGCCAGTGCACGAGAGGCCGTACGCGTGCCCCATTGAGGGCTGCGACCGGCGGTTCTCGCGCTCCGACGAGCTGACGCGCCACATCCGCATCCACACGGGACAGAAACCGTTCCGCTGCAACATCTGCCTGCGCTCCTTCTCTCGATCCGACCACCTCAACACGCACATTCGGACTCACACGGGCGAAAAGCCCTTCACCTGCGATGCGTGCGGCCGAAAGTTCGCGCGCTCCGACGAGCGAAAACGACACGGGAAAGTGCATCTCAAGCATCGGCTCAAGAAGGAGGACCACCCGTGA